The sequence TATCAGCCAAGAGCCTCTCTATCTTCTCACTCAAATCATCTGCATTCCCCGGTTCAAAAGTTAGTCCGGTCTCTTTATCCCTTACCAGCTCAGGGATCCCGCCAATCCTTGCCCCTATAACCGGTCTGCCGAGGGCAAATGCCTCTATTACAGACATCGGATTATTCTCATAGCACTCCGATGGGAGGATAACGGCCTTACTCCCTTTTATCTCTTGATAGAGCGCCTCACCTTTCATATATCCCAAAAACTGGACATTATTGATCCCATTTTCCTTGACCGTATATTCAATGCTGCTTCTCAGATACCCGTCTCCTATAATCTTAAATAAGACTTCCGGCCCGATCTTCCTTGCAGCATTTATTAACGTAGATATCCCCTTCTCCTGTGAGAGCCTGCCAAAATAGACTACAGAGTTATCCAATCTCTCCTCCCTCCCATTAATGTTCTCAAATTTATTTGCATCAATAAAATTAGGGAGATGAACAATCCTATTATGAAAACCCATCTCAGTCAGTTTGTTCTTCAGAAAGATGCTCGGAGAGATAAAGATATCCACATTATTATATATATCAAGGACTTTATGGTGGAGGAACATCTCTAAGGCAGCGATGACGCTTTTAGAGAGAGAACCTTTTACACACTTTTTTTTTATTGCTTCAAAATATCTCCCTCTGTAACATGCCTCGCAGGGTCTTCCATCAACCAGCATGGAGTAAGAGGCGCAAACCATCTTATAATCATGAAGGGTCATGACTACCGGTATCTTTCGCTTTTTCAATTCA comes from Nitrospirota bacterium and encodes:
- a CDS encoding glycosyltransferase family 4 protein, with the protein product MNILHINKFHYFRGGSETVYFKTADILASHGHKSIFFSMHHPENLSCNTSNYFMPYVDLNTNGNSGMMGQLKTAGRVIYSFDAKRRLSKLMDEHPADIAHLHNIHHQISPSILHELKKRKIPVVMTLHDYKMVCASYSMLVDGRPCEACYRGRYFEAIKKKCVKGSLSKSVIAALEMFLHHKVLDIYNNVDIFISPSIFLKNKLTEMGFHNRIVHLPNFIDANKFENINGREERLDNSVVYFGRLSQEKGISTLINAARKIGPEVLFKIIGDGYLRSSIEYTVKENGINNVQFLGYMKGEALYQEIKGSKAVILPSECYENNPMSVIEAFALGRPVIGARIGGIPELVRDKETGLTFEPGNADDLSEKIERLLADSSLSVAMGKNARRFVEAELNPERYYQRLMEIYRQVIQ